The following nucleotide sequence is from Flavobacterium sp. N1736.
GAACACAAGTTTATCTTATGGTTTTTTTGATAAAAAAGTCTACGCAAAAGTAAAGGTTTATGATGTTTTAAATCAGAATCAAAGTGCTACAAGAACCATCTCGGCAACCTCAATTCGTGATGAAGAGAATACTGTTTTAAAAAGATACATCATGTTTTCTGTAAGTTATAAAATTGGAAATTTTGCCGGAGCAGAAAAAGGGAAAAAGAGAAGACAGAGAGAGGAATAGGTTTTTTTTGAAGGGACAAAGGTTCTGAGGTTCAAAGGGACAAAGATTGATCTCATATTTTCACAATTCACAATTTTCACAAAAATAAAAACATACAAAAAAGCGAGATAGATTTAAAATCTATCTCGCTTAATTTATTTAAAATTAACTAAATGTTATAGTGAATATTTTAAAGTAACGCCATAAGTTCTTTGATCTCCAAGTACTCCGGCATATTGTCCTGCGTTTCCACCGGCAGGCAATAATTGCTCATAATAATCTTTGTTTAAAAGGTTACGACCCCAGAAATGTACTGACAAACCCTGAGAAGCACGGAAACCTAAACGCGCATTAAAAATCGCATATCCCTGAACTACTAAATATTTTGAAGCCGATGGACTTGATGAAAATTCAGAACGTGCATAAGAATCAGCGGCTACGAAAATTTTTCCTGAATTCCCGAAGAATTTTGCATTATCAGAAAGTTCACCGCCTAAAGATCCTGCCCATCTTGAAGCACCAGGCAATGCAGATCCTGAAACATCTTTAAATGATACCGGAGCTCCTGTTTCTTCTAATGGAAGTGGCGCATTTGTAAATTTCACATATTTGCCATCTGTATAAGTTGCGGCTCCGTTTATTGTTAAATTTGGACTCACTACAAAACTTGCATCAAGTTCAACACCTTGTACACGTACTTTGTCAGCATTAGCAAGATATCCACGGTTTACACCTAACTCAGCTGCCTGAACGTTGGTTTGGAAATCATTAATATCCGTTTGAAAGAATGCTAAGTTAAAGATAGAATTTTTGAAAGGAGATGTTTTTACACCCAATTCATAATGATTTACTTTTTCTGGTTTAATTACTGCTAAGTCCAGCAAAGGATCTCCTGCAGCATTTGTTGGAAGTCCCGCAACGTTTACACCAACAGGTTTGTAACTTTTAGCATAAGTTCCATAAGCATTGATTTTGTCGCTTGCTTTTACAGTAACTGTAATATTTCCGGAAAAGTCTGTGTTGTCAATAGCCGTATCAAATGCCTGATCAGAATATACTTGTTTTTTCAAAGCAAGTAATGCAGGATCTGTTGTTTGTAAACCTCCATAAGTTGTACGGGCATAATGAGCATCTTTTTTGTCATAATTATATCGTAAACCTGGTAAAACATGTAACCAGTCTGTAATAGCCCAGTCAATCTGACCAAATACTGCAGCACTGGATGCTCTGATATTCGCATCAGTTTTGATTCCGTATCCTTCAAAAAGACCCGGCGTTTTCCATAAAGCACTTGTTGAACTTTGAGCAAATCTCCATTGTGCATTTCCAGATTCTTCAGTACCATCTGTTTGTGATGTTTGATCAATGAAGAATACTCCCGCAACACCACTAATTTTAGATGTTAATTGTCCTGCGTAACGAACCTCTTGGGTAATTTGGGTTTGTCTTGTTGGATTTTGTGATTTAGCCAACACTTGTAAACCTGTAAAATCCCTGTCATTTGATGGATCCCAGTTCCAGAATCTCCATGCAGTTGTAGAGGTTAAAGTTCCGCCTCCAATTTTTGTGTCGATATTTAAAGAAAGACCTCCCATATCCTGATTCGAACGCCATGGTGTATCCTGATCAATTTTGCGATCAAATGCATTTTGGCTTGGAAGCTGATAATTCAAATCTTTAATAATAGCATCAAATTGACGATAAGCTGCTCTTTGAGTTGGAGCAACACCAGCTACAACCTGAGCATACCCGTCAGGACGTTGTGTTGTAATATCAGCAGCTAATATAATATTCGTATTTACAGTTGGCGTCCAAAGTAATTGACCTCTTATACCTTGATTGTTTAATGTATTTGTAGATCTTCCAGTTGCAACATTATCCACTAAACCATCACGTTGTGTACCTGAGAATGATAATCTACCTGCAACTTTTTTACCTAAAGCACCAGTAACAGAAGCTTTAGCCTGCAGGAAAGAATAATTTCCGTAGCTAACTTCAAAATCAGCACCAGAAGTAAAACTTGGTTTACGGGTTGTGATATTAAATGCACCCGAAGTCGTATTTTTCCCAAATAAAGAACCTTGTGGTCCGCGTAAAACTTCAATTTGTTCTACATCGATAAAATCAAGCGTTGTTGCTGCCGGACGTGCATAATAAACACCGTCTACATAAAAACCAACGCCCGGATCAATTCCGTCATTTGTAAGTCCGAAAGGAGAACCAAGACTACGAATGTTAATTCCGGTATTTCTTGGGTTTGAAGAATATAATTGAACAGAAGGAACTAATTCTTTAATACGATTTACGTTAAAAGCTCCGGTTTGTTCTGCTTGTTTTCCTGTAATAACAGAAATTGCGATTGGCACATCCTGTACTTTTTCAATTCTTCTTCTTGAAGAAACAACCACTTCAATAAGTTCATTTTCTTCGTGAATAATTAATTGTAAAGGTGTTGTTGGTAAAGCTGTAAGTTCTATTTCAGTAGTTTTGTAACCTACATATTGAACCAAAAGTGTAACAGGAAGTTTTCCTTTAGAGTCTATGGTAAATTTTCCGTTTTGATCTGTAGTAGCGCTTGAAGTTGTTCCTTTTATAACAACATTAGCGGCTTCCAGCGGAATGTTTTCGTTTGTGTTAACCACACCTTCAATATTTTGTGCGTAAGATGTCGTGAAGGCTAAAAGTAAAAAGATGCTTGTAAGTGATATTTTATGTAGAGTTTTCATTTTTATATTAAGTATATGTGATTAGTAGAATTTAAAATAAATTTTTTTTAAATCAACACATACACATTAATGATGAATTGCTTTTCACGGTTGTGAAAAATTTGACTTGGTTTTTTTGCAAAAGATTTGTTACACTTGATGGAGTAAAATGTACTTTCATGAGTTAAAATTTTGTAATTGGTTAGGTGATTACTTTTTGCAAATATAAATATTAATTCTATCGATTTACTAGGAATTAGAAAATATTTTTTTATTTCTTTACCAATGAAGCGATAGTGATACCTTCCATAGCTTTCAAAGTTTTGTCTCTAATAAGAACCAATCCCTGATGTAGGCTGCATTCTGACTCAGTTTTGCAATCAGAACATGGTTCGTAAAAATTTAAAGAAGCACAAGGCAAAAGTGCGATTGCACCGTCAAATAAACGATGAATTTCTGCCAGAGTAATATCATTTTTAGATTTTATCAAATAATATCCGCCAAATTTTCCCTGCTTACTGCTCACAAAACGTCCTCTTTTTAGATCTAATAAAATTTGCTCTAAAAACTTTTTAGGAATATTAGCACCATCAGCGATTTCCACAGTTCTGGAAATGTGATTTTCGTCTTGTTCTGCTAAATAAAGTAAGGCTTTAAGGGCATATTTTGCTTTATGTGATAACATCTAATGAATTATAAATTATTAATTATGATTATGAATTGTAAATTTTGAAACTGATAACTGAAAACTGCGACTGCAGAACTGATATTGAATACCAGAATTTTACCAGCCTCCGCTAGAACCTCCGCCAGAGAATCCGCCACCGCCAAAACCTCCACCGAAGCCACCGCCTCCACCGCCAAAACCACCACCGGATGATCCGCCGCCGAAACCGCCAAATCCTCCGCCACTGCTTCTGCCAAGACTGCTTAACAGAATTACATCCATCAGGCTCGGTCCTCCGCCATTGTTACCTGAGTTTCCTCCACCGCCTTTTTTATTTCGGGAAATCAAAATTAAAACAATTACAACAATTACGATTAAAGGTAATATCGGGAAATCCTTTTCTTTTTTGGCTTGCTTGCGTTCGCCTTTAAATTTTCCTTTAAAAACATCGATTATGGCATCAGTTCCTTTGTCAAGACCGTTGTAGAAACTTCCTGCTTTAAATTCGGGAATGATTATATTTCTGATTATTGTTCCTCCAATTCCGGCCGTCAGACGATCTTCAACGCCGTATCCGGGATTAATGGCAATCTTTTTCTCGTTTTTGGCAAGTAAAATAATAACACCATTATCATCTTGTTTTGTTCCGCCAATTCCCCAGGTTTGTCCCCATTTTGTGGCCAGCTGGCTTACATCTTCACCTTTTAAACTCTCAATTGTAATAACAACAATTTGAGTTGTGGTAGAATCTGAATAACGAATTAGTTTTTCTTCAAGCTGTGCTTTTTCACCAGCGCTTAAAATATTTGCATAGTCATAAACGGAAGTCTGTAAACTAGGTTTTTCCGGAATAGTAAACTGGGCAAAAATGCTATTGCAGGTAAAAAAAGCGATAAACAAAAGAGTAAACTGAAAAATTCCGTTGGAATTTGATATTTTGTTTGTGGAAATTTTCATCATTTATCCTTTTGAAATTTCGTTTGATAATTCGTTAGTGTCACCTTCAGACCACGGAAAGTTCTTTTTTAATTGTTCTCCGGCATTCAAAATACCGTCGACAATTCCTTGTTTAAAGTTTCCTGATTTAAATTGTTCTACCATTTTGTCTTTGGTACAATCCCAAAAATCTGATGCTACAACATCATTTATGCCTTTGTCTCCGCAAATAGCAAAGCTTTTATCTTCGACGGCAAAGTAAAATAAAACACCGTTTTGAAGTTGGGTTTCATTCATTTTTAATTCATGAAAAACTTCTAAAGCCCTTTCAAAAGGAACTTTAGAAGTTGTTTTTTCTATATGTACTCTAATTTCGCCAGAAGTGTTTTTTTCGGCCACGCGAATTGCTTCAACAATTGTTAGTTCTTCTTCCTTGGTTAAAAAATCTTCTACTTTTGACATTCGAGTTATTTTAGATATTAGATTTCAGATTTTAGATTGCGGGCTAAACCTGAAATCTAAAATCATGGATCAAAAATATTATTTTTTTAGAATTTTACTTCAACTGGTTTATCTGCTCCTGCAACAGCTTCAAAGTATGGTTTTTCTTTGTAATCCAAGAACCATTTGTTCGGAATTGCAAGAATATATCCGTTGTAATCTTGTACGGCTTCGTTAAAACGAGTTCTTGCAGTTAAAATTTGGTTTTCAGTACTTGCCAATTCGTCTTGTAATTTTAAGAAATTCTCGTTGGCTTTTAAAGTAGGATATTGTTCAACAGAAACTAATAATCTTGATAAAGATGATGATACACCACTTTGCGCCTGATTAAATTGTGCTAATTGTTCAGGGGTTACATTACTAGGATCAATTGTTACAGATGTTGCTTTTGCACGTGCTTCAATAACCGCAGTTAAAGTTGATTTTTCAAAATCAGCAGCTCCTTTTACGGTGTTTACCAGGTTTCCAATAAGGTCATTTCTTCTTTGGTAAGTTGTACTCACATTTCCCCATTCTTTGTTAACTGCCTGACTTTTTTGCAAACCAGTATTTTTAATTCCAATTGACCAAAAAGCAATAATAGCGATAAGGGCTACAATAATTATTACGGGGATTAACCATTTTTTCATATTTGTTCTGATTTAAGTTTATTTCTAGTTTTTGATATTATTGTTACAATTCGTTTTTAATTTCTGTTAATTGTGTTTTTATGGTCTCTAATTTACGTATTATTTCGAATTTATCTAATGTTTTCTTTTGTCCTTCTTTTAAATGTGTTTTGGCACCTTCAAGTGTAAAACCGCGTTCTTTAACCAAATGATAAATCAATTGAAGATTTGTAATATCTTCCGGCGTAAACATTCTGTTGCCTTTAGCATTCTTTTTAGGTTTGAGAATATCAAATTCGCTATCCCAAAAACGTATCAAAGATGCATTGACATTAAAAGCTTTGGCTACTTCGCCAATGCTGTAATATCTTTTATCTTTAGAAAGCTCAATGTGCATGATTCTTATTTTTCTTATTTATTCCAAAATTACTACTTTTTATAGTATTAATCTAATGACTGATTTTCCTGGTTTGCCATTTGTGAAATTGCTACATATTCAACAGCCGATATATTTCCGTAATAAAAATTTAAAGGATTCACGACTTTTCCATCTTTATGAACTTCATAATGACAATGCGGACCTTCAGATCTTCCGGTACTGCCTACATAACCAATAACATCACCTCTTTTAACATGTTGCCCGGGTCTGCAATTGTATTTGCTCAAATGTGCGTACAAACTCTCATATCCAAAACCATGCCTGATGACCACATGATTTCCAAATCCCGAAGCAGCAGCATCGGCTCTTGCCACGACACCATCGCCCGTTGCATACACGGGAGATCCTGTAGGAGCAGTAAAGTCCATTCCGTTGTGCATTTTTCGCACTTTCGTGAAAGGATCAATCCTGTATCCAAAACCTGACGCGACACGTTTTAAATTTTCATTTCGTACTGGCTGAATGGCAGGAATTGCCAATAATAAATTTCCTTTTACGCTCGCCAGTTTCAAAATTTCGTCTAATGATTTTGATTGAATGGCTAATTGTTTTGAAAGTTTATCAACACGCTTTGTGGTATTTAATACCAATTGCGAATTGTTATAACCTTCTAAATCTTTGTATCTGTTAATATCTCTAAATCCTGATTTTCGGATAGAATCGGGAATTTCAGCTTTATTAAAATAAACCCTGTAGATATTGTTATCTCTTTCTTCCAGCGCGTCGGCGACATCATCAATTTCATCCATTTTTCTATTCAAAATGGCATATTTTAATTTTAAATTTTCGATTTCACGTGTTTGTAAGCGATCTTTTGGAGTCTCAAAATACGGAGTATTAATTAAGAGTACAAAAACCAAAAATCCAAATAGCGCCGAAGCCAGCAAAAACAGTAATGCGTAACCGATTTTGATTCTCTTTCTGGTTTTTATTTTCGTATAAGCCAGATTTTCTGAGTCGTAATAATATTTTACTTTCGCCATATTTTAAAATACCCTATTTTTGCAGCTTGTAAAATAGTTTGTCGAACAAATTTAATAAATGTTTCAGTTGTTCACAGCTTTTTTTCAAGAATTAAAAAACAATTAGATAATTAGATAATGTGACAATTAGATAATTTATTGTATTAAGAATTAAGTATTTTATTTTTAATCATCTAATTGTCACATTATCAAATTGGCACATTAATAAAATATGAAATCACAAGACGTACGTAAACAATTTTTAGACTTTTTTAAAAGTAACGGACATTTAATTGTTCCTTCTGCTCCAATCGTTCTCAAGGACGATCCAACTCTTATGTTCAATAACTCGGGAATGGCCCAGTTTAAAGAATATTTTTTAGGAAACGGAACGCCAAAAAGTAAAAGAATAGCCGATACGCAAAAATGTCTTCGTGTTTCAGGAAAACATAATGATCTTGAAGATGTAGGTTTTGATACGTATCATCATACGATGTTCGAAATGTTAGGCAACTGGTCTTTTGGCGATTATTTTAAAAAAGAAGCAATCAATTGGGCTTGGCAGCTTTTGACAGAAGTTTATAAAATTCCAAAGGAAAACCTTTATGTTTCTGTTTTTGAAGGAAGCAAAGAAGATAATGTTCCTTTTGATCAGGAAGCTTGGGATATCTGGAAAACATTAATTGATGAAGACCGAATTATTCTTGGAAATAAAAAAGATAATTTCTGGGAAATGGGAGATCAGGGACCATGCGGACCTTGTTCTGAAATTCACGTTGATTTACGTCCGGAATCTGAAAAAACGTTGGTTACAGGAAAAAGTCTGGTAAATAATGATCATCCGCAAGTTGTTGAAATCTGGAATAATGTATTCATGGAATTCAACCGTAAAGCTGATGGATCTCTGGAAAAACTTCCTGCACAACACGTAGATACCGGAATGGGATTTGAGCGTTTGTGTATGGCTTTGCAAGGAAAAACATCAAATTATGATACCGATGTTTTTACTCCGCTTATTGAAAAAGTAGAACAAATTACAGGTTTAAAATATACATCTGATGAAGTTAAAAACATCTCAGACGAACAAAATAAAACTAATATTGCGATTCGTGTAATTGTAGATCATGTTCGTGCGGTTGCTTTTGCAATTGCCGACGGACAATTACCATCAAACACAGGTGCTGGTTATGTAATTCGTAGAATTTTACGTCGTGCGATTCGTTACGGATTTACATTTCTTGGTACAAAAGAACCTTTTATTAATAAATTGGTAGAAGTTTTAGCGAATCAAATGGGAGAATTTTTCCCTGAAATCAAATCACAGCAACAATTGGTTACAAATGTTATTCGTGAAGAAGAAGCCTCTTTCTTGAGAACTTTAGATCAGGGTTTACAATTATTAGATAATGTAATTGCACAAACTAGCGGTTCAGAAGTTTCTGGAGCAAAAGCATTCGAATTGTATGATACTTTTGGTTTCCCGAAAGATTTAACGGCTTTGATCCTGAAAGAAAAAGGAATGTCTTTGAATGAAGCAGAATTTGATGCATCGATGCAGGAACAAAAAAATCGTTCACGCGCGGCATCAGAAGTTTCAACAGAAGACTGGACTGTTTTAATTCCTGGAAATGTAGAAACATTTGTTGGTTACGATCAAGTAGAAAATGATGTAAAAATTACCAGAATTCGTAAAATAGATTCTAAGAAAGATGGAGTTTTATACCAAATTGTTTTAGACAATACGCCGTTTTATCCGGAAGGTGGAGGACAAGTTGGTGATAAAGGAACATTGGTTTCTGCAAACGAAACGATCGAAATCATCGATACAAAAAAAGAAAACAATTTGATTTTGCATTTTGCAAAACAATTGCCTGAAAATATCGAAGCTGCTTTTGTAGCAAAAGTAAATACCGATTTAAGAGGTTCTACTTCTAAAAATCACTCGGCTACGCATTTAATGCATTTGGCTTTGAGAAACCTTCTGGGAACTCACGTAGAGCAAAAAGGCTCATTAGTAAATCCAAACTATTTGCGTTTTGACTTTTCGCATTTTTCTAAAGTTTCAGATGAAGAATTACGTCAGGTTGAAGCAAGTGTAAATGCGCAAATTGAAGCACAATTGCAATTGGTAGAACACAGAAATATCCCAATTAAAGAAGCATTGGATAAAGGTGCAATGGCTTTATTTGGAGAGAAATATGGTGATAATGTCCGTATGATTGAATTTGGTGAAAGTAAAGAGCTTTGCGGTGGAATTCACGTGAAAAACACAGCAGAAATCTGGCATTTCAAGATCATTTCTGAAGGTGCGGTTGCGGCTGGAATTCGTCGTATTGAAGCGATTACAGGTGATGCAGTAAAAGACTTCTATCAAAATCAAGAGAATACCTTATCTGAAATAAAAGAAACATTAAAAAATCCACAGGATATTTTAAAATCAGTGGCTTCTTTGCAGGATGATAATGCAAAACTTAAAAAACAAGTTGAGCAATTATTGAAAGAGAAAGTAAACGCTTTAAAAACAGATCTTGAAAAAGATTTTCAAGAAGTAAACGGAATAAATTTTCTTGCTAAACAAGTAGATTTAAGTATGGCTTCGACAAAAGATTTAGCTTCAGCTTTAGGAAGTTCAAAAGCAGATTCGTTTGTGTTTTTAGCTTCTATAGAAGATGGTTTGCCAAATATTCACTGTTATATTGCGAAAGAATTAGTTGCAGGCAATATCTTTAATGCAAATGCGGTTATCAAAGAATTAGGAAAATACATTGACGGAAATGGGGGAGGACAGCCTTTCTTCGCATCCGGAAAAGGTAAAAATGTAAACGGAATTACAGAGGCTTTGGCTCACGCAAGCGAGTTTTTAAAATAAGAGTTTTTTAATCTCGCAAAGATGCAGAGTCGCAAAGTTTTTTTAAGCTTTGCGACTCTTTTTTGTGAATAAAATTTTAATGTAAGTTTTTTCTTTAATTTTGTTTAAAAAAAGAAATAACAGAAAACGAGATTTCAGCTATTGTGGTTGATGTTTGTTATAAAATACACGTAAAATTAGGACCAGGCTTGTTAGAATCTGTTTACGAAGCTATATTACATCACGAATTAACAAAAAGAGGACTAAGTGTAGAAAGACAAAAAACATTGCCGGTTATTTGGGATAATATAAATGTAGATATTGGTTTTAGAGCTGATTTAATAGTAGAAAATAAAGTAATCCTAGAAATTAAATCAATACAACAACTAACAGATATACATGCTAAACAAGTTTTAACTTATCTTAAATAACAAAAATGAAATTAGGTTTGTTAATAAATTTCAATGTACCAATTATTAAATTAGGTATTAAAAGAGTAGTATCTAATCTCTAATTTAGACTTAAAAACTTATAAAAAAAGCAAAGTCGCAAAGCTTAAAAAACTTTGCGACTCTGCGTCTTTGCGAGATTCTTTCATCGCACAGGCAAAAACTATTTTCGTTCCCCAATTTGCTGACGCCACATCGCGTAATACAAACCTTTTTCAACGATTAAATCTTCGTGTTTTCCTTGCTCGATGATTTTTCCTTGTTCTAAAACAAAAATTCTGTCAGCGTGCATTACGGTAGATAATCGGTGTGCGATTAAAACGGTAATTCTGTTTTTGTCTGATATGTTTCTGATTGTTGCATTGATTTCTTCTTCGGTAATAGAATCTAAAGCAGAAGTTGCTTCATCAAAAATCAATAAATTCGGATTTCTTAAAATGGCGCGGGCGATTGATAAACGTTGTTTTTCTCCACCGGAAACCTTGATTCCGCCTTCACCAATTGTAGTGTTTAAACCATCTTCGGCACGTCTTAATAATTTATCACAACTTGCTCTTTTTAATGCATCATATACCTCTTCGTCAGTTGCATTTGGCTTTACAAACAATAAATTTTCACGAATCGTTCCGGAGAATAATTGTGCATCCTGCGTAACAAAACCTAATTGTTTTCTTAAATCTAATAAATCAATTTCGGTAGAATCAATTTCGTTGTAAAGCACTTCACCTTCTTCGGGCGTATACAATCCAACTAATAATTTTACTAGCGTTGTTTTTCCTGAACCGGACGGACCAACAAAAGCCACGGTTTGTCCTTGTTTGATTTCGAAATTAATATTTTCTACAGCTTTAAATTTAGCCGTTTTATGCTTAAAGCTTACATTAGAGAAAAGTAAAGACTGAATAGCTCCAACATGTTTAGGATTTTTTGGACGGAATTCTTTAGGAGCGCTTAATAAAATTTTAAAGTTTTCCATTGAAACTTTAGTTTCATTCAGTGCAATAATAAAATTTCCCAATTCCTGTAAAGGTCCAAAAATAAAAAAAGTAAAAAATACCATTGTCAGCAAATCGCCTACAATAATTTTTCCTCCGAATAAGAAATAGTACAAAGTAAAAACAACGCAGGTTCTTAAAAAGTGAACGGTTGTTCCCTGAATAAAACTTAAACTTCTGATAAAACGGATTTTCTCTAATTCCAGCTGAAGAATTTTAAACGTATTTAAATTCAAACGTTTTTCTTCCTGATATGTTAAACCAAGGCTTTTTACAAGTTCAATATTTCGTAAACTTTCTGTTGTTGAACCTGCCAAAGCATTCGTTTGATTGACAATTTTTTTAGAAACAATTTTTATTTTCTTACCTAAATATGAACTTACTAAAGCAATAATTGGCGCTGTAACTAAAAAGATAAGCGAAATACGATAATCAATTCGGGCAACATAAAGAATTACAAAAATAAATCCGATTACAGTTTGAAAAATCAAAGAAATAGAAAGCGTAATTAATTTTTCTGAATCAGAACGAACTTTTGTCAATTTGCTTAACGTTTCGCCGCTTCGCTGATCTTCGAATTCGGCATAAGGTAAATCGAGCGATTTTTTAATACCGTCCGTATACATTTGAGCTCCGGTACGCTGAATAACAACATTGGTAAAATAATCCTGAAAGTTTTTTGTAATTCTCGAAATCATTGCAGCACCAAGCGAAAGTCCCAGCCAGAATGATAAAGATTTAATGAATCCAATTTCGTTTCCTTTGTATTTATGCAGTCCAACACCGCAATCCTGCATTAATTTACCGGTAATAATAGAATCTGACAAGCTGAAACAAATATTTATGGCAGCCATAATCAAAGCAAAAAATAGTAGCATTTTATGTTTGATTATATAAGAATATAATAATTTCATAGATGAATTTGAGTTTATGGAAGATGCAAAAGTAGTGAATAGTTTTGCTTTATAAAGTTGATTTAAGTTATTAAAAACCTAAATATTTATAAATTTATTTTGTAGCAGAAAGCCCTTAATTCAAAAAAGACAAAATCAAAATTTTATTCGTAATCAAACGGAATTTTTAATGTTAAGAACAGAAACATAGAATCGCTATAAATTGACA
It contains:
- a CDS encoding LemA family protein translates to MKKWLIPVIIIVALIAIIAFWSIGIKNTGLQKSQAVNKEWGNVSTTYQRRNDLIGNLVNTVKGAADFEKSTLTAVIEARAKATSVTIDPSNVTPEQLAQFNQAQSGVSSSLSRLLVSVEQYPTLKANENFLKLQDELASTENQILTARTRFNEAVQDYNGYILAIPNKWFLDYKEKPYFEAVAGADKPVEVKF
- a CDS encoding TPM domain-containing protein; the encoded protein is MKISTNKISNSNGIFQFTLLFIAFFTCNSIFAQFTIPEKPSLQTSVYDYANILSAGEKAQLEEKLIRYSDSTTTQIVVITIESLKGEDVSQLATKWGQTWGIGGTKQDDNGVIILLAKNEKKIAINPGYGVEDRLTAGIGGTIIRNIIIPEFKAGSFYNGLDKGTDAIIDVFKGKFKGERKQAKKEKDFPILPLIVIVVIVLILISRNKKGGGGNSGNNGGGPSLMDVILLSSLGRSSGGGFGGFGGGSSGGGFGGGGGGFGGGFGGGGFSGGGSSGGW
- a CDS encoding TonB-dependent receptor; translation: MKTLHKISLTSIFLLLAFTTSYAQNIEGVVNTNENIPLEAANVVIKGTTSSATTDQNGKFTIDSKGKLPVTLLVQYVGYKTTEIELTALPTTPLQLIIHEENELIEVVVSSRRRIEKVQDVPIAISVITGKQAEQTGAFNVNRIKELVPSVQLYSSNPRNTGINIRSLGSPFGLTNDGIDPGVGFYVDGVYYARPAATTLDFIDVEQIEVLRGPQGSLFGKNTTSGAFNITTRKPSFTSGADFEVSYGNYSFLQAKASVTGALGKKVAGRLSFSGTQRDGLVDNVATGRSTNTLNNQGIRGQLLWTPTVNTNIILAADITTQRPDGYAQVVAGVAPTQRAAYRQFDAIIKDLNYQLPSQNAFDRKIDQDTPWRSNQDMGGLSLNIDTKIGGGTLTSTTAWRFWNWDPSNDRDFTGLQVLAKSQNPTRQTQITQEVRYAGQLTSKISGVAGVFFIDQTSQTDGTEESGNAQWRFAQSSTSALWKTPGLFEGYGIKTDANIRASSAAVFGQIDWAITDWLHVLPGLRYNYDKKDAHYARTTYGGLQTTDPALLALKKQVYSDQAFDTAIDNTDFSGNITVTVKASDKINAYGTYAKSYKPVGVNVAGLPTNAAGDPLLDLAVIKPEKVNHYELGVKTSPFKNSIFNLAFFQTDINDFQTNVQAAELGVNRGYLANADKVRVQGVELDASFVVSPNLTINGAATYTDGKYVKFTNAPLPLEETGAPVSFKDVSGSALPGASRWAGSLGGELSDNAKFFGNSGKIFVAADSYARSEFSSSPSASKYLVVQGYAIFNARLGFRASQGLSVHFWGRNLLNKDYYEQLLPAGGNAGQYAGVLGDQRTYGVTLKYSL
- the alaS gene encoding alanine--tRNA ligase, whose amino-acid sequence is MKSQDVRKQFLDFFKSNGHLIVPSAPIVLKDDPTLMFNNSGMAQFKEYFLGNGTPKSKRIADTQKCLRVSGKHNDLEDVGFDTYHHTMFEMLGNWSFGDYFKKEAINWAWQLLTEVYKIPKENLYVSVFEGSKEDNVPFDQEAWDIWKTLIDEDRIILGNKKDNFWEMGDQGPCGPCSEIHVDLRPESEKTLVTGKSLVNNDHPQVVEIWNNVFMEFNRKADGSLEKLPAQHVDTGMGFERLCMALQGKTSNYDTDVFTPLIEKVEQITGLKYTSDEVKNISDEQNKTNIAIRVIVDHVRAVAFAIADGQLPSNTGAGYVIRRILRRAIRYGFTFLGTKEPFINKLVEVLANQMGEFFPEIKSQQQLVTNVIREEEASFLRTLDQGLQLLDNVIAQTSGSEVSGAKAFELYDTFGFPKDLTALILKEKGMSLNEAEFDASMQEQKNRSRAASEVSTEDWTVLIPGNVETFVGYDQVENDVKITRIRKIDSKKDGVLYQIVLDNTPFYPEGGGQVGDKGTLVSANETIEIIDTKKENNLILHFAKQLPENIEAAFVAKVNTDLRGSTSKNHSATHLMHLALRNLLGTHVEQKGSLVNPNYLRFDFSHFSKVSDEELRQVEASVNAQIEAQLQLVEHRNIPIKEALDKGAMALFGEKYGDNVRMIEFGESKELCGGIHVKNTAEIWHFKIISEGAVAAGIRRIEAITGDAVKDFYQNQENTLSEIKETLKNPQDILKSVASLQDDNAKLKKQVEQLLKEKVNALKTDLEKDFQEVNGINFLAKQVDLSMASTKDLASALGSSKADSFVFLASIEDGLPNIHCYIAKELVAGNIFNANAVIKELGKYIDGNGGGQPFFASGKGKNVNGITEALAHASEFLK
- a CDS encoding TPM domain-containing protein; translated protein: MSKVEDFLTKEEELTIVEAIRVAEKNTSGEIRVHIEKTTSKVPFERALEVFHELKMNETQLQNGVLFYFAVEDKSFAICGDKGINDVVASDFWDCTKDKMVEQFKSGNFKQGIVDGILNAGEQLKKNFPWSEGDTNELSNEISKG
- a CDS encoding M23 family metallopeptidase, with protein sequence MAKVKYYYDSENLAYTKIKTRKRIKIGYALLFLLASALFGFLVFVLLINTPYFETPKDRLQTREIENLKLKYAILNRKMDEIDDVADALEERDNNIYRVYFNKAEIPDSIRKSGFRDINRYKDLEGYNNSQLVLNTTKRVDKLSKQLAIQSKSLDEILKLASVKGNLLLAIPAIQPVRNENLKRVASGFGYRIDPFTKVRKMHNGMDFTAPTGSPVYATGDGVVARADAAASGFGNHVVIRHGFGYESLYAHLSKYNCRPGQHVKRGDVIGYVGSTGRSEGPHCHYEVHKDGKVVNPLNFYYGNISAVEYVAISQMANQENQSLD
- a CDS encoding MerR family transcriptional regulator, with the translated sequence MHIELSKDKRYYSIGEVAKAFNVNASLIRFWDSEFDILKPKKNAKGNRMFTPEDITNLQLIYHLVKERGFTLEGAKTHLKEGQKKTLDKFEIIRKLETIKTQLTEIKNEL
- a CDS encoding GxxExxY protein; this translates as MLESVYEAILHHELTKRGLSVERQKTLPVIWDNINVDIGFRADLIVENKVILEIKSIQQLTDIHAKQVLTYLK
- a CDS encoding RrF2 family transcriptional regulator; this translates as MLSHKAKYALKALLYLAEQDENHISRTVEIADGANIPKKFLEQILLDLKRGRFVSSKQGKFGGYYLIKSKNDITLAEIHRLFDGAIALLPCASLNFYEPCSDCKTESECSLHQGLVLIRDKTLKAMEGITIASLVKK